Proteins encoded in a region of the Bacteroidota bacterium genome:
- a CDS encoding response regulator transcription factor — MSTIRILVADNYPLSRNGIVHLLRRDYDKIIISEADTFHKIDKLLFDKKFNLLILSQSEVGKNHFSAIRRIKNSYPELPILVMCIYPENSYSYKVLKSGAMAYLSRSSGINEFKTAVKYLLAGKEYISSNTLLSLMEKTRKQKKLSIEQLSSRELQVLKLLAAGKSNKTIAQETKLVGTTISTYRLRILKKLGLKNNAQLIKIAIDYNLV; from the coding sequence ATGTCTACCATCCGAATTTTAGTTGCCGATAATTATCCTTTAAGCCGTAACGGAATAGTTCATTTATTACGCAGGGATTATGATAAAATAATAATTTCTGAAGCCGACACCTTTCATAAAATTGACAAGCTGCTGTTTGACAAAAAATTTAATTTACTAATACTTAGTCAATCGGAAGTAGGCAAAAATCATTTTTCCGCTATCAGAAGAATTAAAAATTCCTATCCGGAATTACCAATATTGGTAATGTGTATTTATCCGGAGAACTCCTATTCTTATAAAGTATTAAAATCCGGAGCGATGGCATATTTATCCAGAAGTTCAGGAATCAATGAGTTTAAAACCGCTGTAAAATATTTGCTGGCCGGTAAAGAGTATATTTCTTCAAATACTCTCCTGAGTTTAATGGAAAAAACCCGCAAGCAAAAAAAATTATCCATTGAGCAATTAAGCAGCAGAGAATTACAGGTGCTGAAACTTTTGGCTGCCGGCAAATCGAATAAAACGATTGCACAGGAAACAAAACTGGTGGGAACAACAATAAGTACGTATCGTTTGCGTATCTTGAAAAAATTAGGCCTAAAAAACAATGCGCAACTTATTAAAATTGCCATCGACTACAACCTGGTGTAA